The Candidatus Fukatsuia endosymbiont of Tuberolachnus salignus nucleotide sequence GACGGGCAAGAGACTGGCTGGTGTCTTCCATCTGTTTGAGTGCGGCGAGCGCTTTTTGGCGCTGGCTGTTCTCACGGGATAACTGAGCTTCCAGTTGCAGGCTGGCATTGATTTCTTTGGCACGGGCTAACAGAGATTGTTGGTCAGCAGTCAATAACGATTTGGTTTTTAAATCCGCTATCTGCTGTGTGAATCTCACCTGCTGCTTTTCCTGCTCATTCATTGAAGCCGTGAGCGTTGCCTGTTCACGTAACATCGCGACCCGCTGACGGCTTTCCAGTAAAGCACGGGTGGCAGCATCATCGCGATAGACTGCGGCTGGACGGCCTGTTGCCTGGCGGATGTTGGGTGATTTTTTGCGCTTCTCGTCGGGAAATCGTGCTTCGATAGCCGCACGGATACGCACTTGTTCCTGCGGGCTGAATCGGGTAGCAATCTCGTTAAATTTTTTCAGCTCTTTGCTGCGCTGCTGGGCTTGGTTGGCATAGCGTTCACGCCAGTGGTCACGGCGTTGCAGCGCCGCTTTTTCGATTGCTTCGGTGGTGTGATGGGCTTTTTTACGCGCCGCGGTTAATTCATCCTGAAATTGCTTTTCCAGTAAGGCCGTTTTTTTATTTTCCAGCTCTTTGATACGGGTGCGATTAAAAAACCCTTTGCGCGCCGCATTTAAATGCGCCTCCGCCAGGGCCAGTTCATCCTGTATCGTTTTGTCTCTGCCGATATCCAGCATGGCATTCCAGGCGCTCTTGGCCGTGTTTTTCAGGCTGTACCAGGCTTTTTCCATCGTGCCCAGATTAGCGACGATGTCATCCGCCCGGGTTTTCAGGGCATTGGCATAGGCCTCCATCGCCAGACGTGCGGCACCCAAGGTATTGCCCGCGCGTTCCAGGGCGGCTATCTGTTCATACTCGGAAGCCGTCAGAAAATGCAATTGCTTGTCGAGCGCTTTGACCGCAGTAAGCGGTTCCTCCTGTAAGCGGGTAAAATGTTTGACGGTGTCATCGACGGATTGTCCCGTTGCCGCCGCCATTTTGGCGGCCGCCACGCTGACCTGTTCAATTTGTGTGCTGTCAAACGCGCCGCTGCCCACCACCTGTGCCAGAGCTGCCGATAACGCCGATTGGGTTAACCCGTCACCGGAGAGTCGTTTAGCCAACTGTTGTAATTGAGTGGCGGTTTTGCCCGCATACTGGCCGGTCAAAATCAGCTGCTTATTGAAGGTGCTGCTTTCTTGTGCACCCCGGTAGTAGGCCAGTCCGACGCTTGCCAGCGCGGTCGCGGCGCCCCCGAGCAGGATTTTGGTCGGTGTCAGCCACTGTCCCATGGCTTTGAGTGCATTGGCGATGCCACCAAAGCTGTCCCGGATTTGTCCTCCTTGCTGAATGGCAATCAGGTACAGCGGCATCCCCCCGGCAATCGAGGTCGCAATGTCGGTAAACTGCATCGGCAATTGACGTAATGCCATCCGGTATTGACCCGCCGATATCGTGCCTTTTTTCCAGCTGTTTTCTTGTTCCCTGAGTGTGGCAATGAAAGGTGCAGCCTGTTGGGTGACGCCCAATTGTGCGGCTTTGTAGGCCAAAATCTCCGCAGTGGTTTTCCCCTGACATTCACTTTGTTCACGCAGTTTAGCAATAAAGGCGTTTTTTGCCTGAGCGGCGACTTTGTCTGCAGCGGCTTGCGCCGCCGCGGCACGACCTTCAGCGGTTCTCGCTTGGGCAGCTTGAGCGAGTTCATCACGCGCCTGATGAATTGCCCGGGCGGCTTGGTCAAAGGTGTCCTTGTCAAGGAACGGCAAGTTTTTATACCGCCTGAGCTGCGCTTCCCTCTCATCAAGCTTGCCAAAGGCCGCGGTGACCGGATGAATTTTACCCAATAAGCGGTGCAGCTCATCACGCTGTTGTTGCAGGCTAAGATTGGCTTGATGTGTTTGATGGCCGAACGCATTGAGCGTACGGGTGGCCGGTGTAAACGATGAATTGAAATCCTCGGCTTGCGCGGCAGTACGCGCGGCCGTGTCGCCAAAGTGAGCCAGTGCCCTGTCCCCTTTTTCCAGGTTTGAGGTGTCGACACGTAGCGAAATCGTTGCAATCTCTGTCATGTGGCACTCCGTGAGTGGATCAGGGACAAGGCGATACTTTCCAGGGTGCGAATATCGTCAAAAACGGTTGCGCGGGGTTCTACGCCTAGTAGAGTCATCACGTGGAGTAGGCAGCCATATAGCGTAGGCTGTATAAATTGATGTATAATTTCAAGATGACTTATCCATTAAAATTTCGCCAACATGTATTGGCTATTAAAGAGCAAGAAAAGCTTACATATGCCCAAACGGCCACACGTTTTTGTATTGGGACCGCAAGTCTGATGCGCTGGGCTAAACGAATAGAACCTTGTCTGACACGTGATAAACCCGCCAGTAAAATAGCTCGAGCGGCGTTGATTCTTGATGTGGAAACCTACCCTGACGCGTCTCAATACGAGCGAGCCCAACGTATGGGAGTGAGCGCTAGAGGTATCTGCCATGCGTTGAAACGGGCAGGGTTTAGCTATAAAAAAAACATTTTATCATCCAAAAGCCAACGCCCAATCCCGAGAAGATTTTCAGATCAAGATCCAGGCCTATGAAGCCAGCGAGACCCCTATTATTTACGTTGATGAAAGCGGTTTTGCTCATGACATGCCCCGCCTCTACGGCTATTGAGCTAAAGGTAAGCGGTGTTACGGTCAACATGATTGGCACGCTAAAGCACGTACCAATGTCATTGGCGCTCAGCTTAACGGAAAATTAACCACCGTTTGTGCCTTTGAATACAATATCAATAGCGATATTTTTCATGCGTGGGTAACCCAAGACTGACTGCCAAAAATCCCTCAAGGTGCTGTTATCGTGATGGATAATGTGAGCTTTCACAAACGCCAGGATATCCAGTCTACTAGACAAAAATCTGGTTTTATTCTGGAATATCTCCCGACGTATTCTCCTGACCTCAACCCGATTGAGCACAAATGGGCTCAGGCTAAAGCCCTTCGTAGGAAACGACAATGCGATATCGACACTCTCTTTTCTGACCCTTTATTTTGAATCAATTTATACGGCTACAGCCATAATCCAGGCCAGTCGGACCCGCCATCCCCGTGCGCCATTGGGTTGACATGGCACGCATGACGAGGAAAGACGGCCAGATGTCAGGCCAAATCTCAAGAGGCTGCGGGGAAAAATCCTCAGGGCGTAAGCCTGCGCTGGCTAATTCTTCCGCACAAGGCGCTGGGGTGTAGAGCGCCGTCGCAACCGCCCTCAGTTTTTTTCGCGTTGACCCAGGAGCTCACGGTAAAAGGTGTGAATGATAGCTTCAATGGCTTGGGGATAGTTATTCGCCAGCTTGGTCAGATTGTCACGATTTAACTCATCGGGCAGCGCCCAGGCGGCGGTAATGTGCTCAACAAAATCCAATCCCGTTTGGTTTTTGCGTTTTTCCCGCTCCGCCATCTCGTTGAGTGGCACATGTTTGAAGGTAAAGGTCACGATACCTGCCTCCAGGCCCGCGCGTGGAATCGCCACATCGGCTTTAAATCTGGGCTGAGGTTGCAACGTAAATTCGATCGACATACGGTGTCTCCTTAAGCGGGTTCTTTGTAAAATGTCATGGCGGGACTCTGCATATTCAGTACCAATGAGACCGTTTCCACGGCGTTAACTTCAGTATGAGGCACCTCGTTAAAAGCCACCGTCGCTGACCAGTAGCGCTTTTCTTTGGCCTGCGGCACGAACATCGAGAAGGCGACCACGTCCTGACGCTGATCGGTCTCCCGTAATAGCGGATAAATCGCCAAAGCAGGATCATGTCCCAAGGTATAGGTCAGGGTGCGCGGGGCTTTCACGGTGTTGATATTGCGTTGCACGGTATCGGATAAAAATTGCAGGCTGACCGTTTGTTGATCGCCGCCAGAACTGGCAACCTCTTTGATTTGCGGGATTTCTGTCCAGGTTTTTATTTTGCGCAGACTGCCCGCGCCGCCACCGGCAACAAATTGTGTGGTCTGGCGGGTGTCGATATTTTCCAGGGTGAGGCTGGTTGCCGTCGCCGCCGACACGCGAGCAACCCGTTCATTGAGCCCCGTCCAGCCGGAAGACAGGTGAACAAGGTCATCCTTTTTAATTTTGTCGTTGCCGACCACCGTGAGCACCGCATGGGCAGCATTCGTGATAGCCGTAAACGGTAGCGCGGTTTCGTAGTCTGAGGCCAGGTAAACCTGGGCACCATTTGGTAAGGCAAAGCCCATAAGCTGTCTCCGAGTGTTGAGAGAATAAGAGGATGTTTAGAAATAAATTGATAACGAAATAATTTTCGAGGGCAGTTGATCAAGATAAGGTCGCTGTCCGACTTTTTTATTCGATGAGGGTGTGTAGTTTAATGAGCGCTTCTTCAATCACGATGTGATCAGCTTTTTCAATGAATTCACCGTCTCGGGCAGTGATATCAACCATTCTGCTTTGATTTAATAACACGACGCCTTGGGTTTGCGCGCCACTCCCTGATAATGTTACCGTGAAACCCTGATACCTTGAGAAAGCACCGCCTTGTGTGATCGGGGCAATCAAAACCATGCCAAGATCATTGAAGTTTTTAGGAGAGAGTACCAATACTGGTCGTCTGTCACCTTGCTGTTCTTTTCCTCGAGTCGGGTTGAGTGTTAACAATACGATATCACCGCGCGAAAATCCTTTTCTACGTGTCACCATATTTCTTCCCCTACGGGGGAGTGATCGTCACCCCATACACTTTCTTCCGTTTCAAGTGGGGCACTGGCATCACATTGTTTAATCAGTTCGGCCAGGGTGTAACGCTTAGGTTTGGGCGTCAGAACCAAGGTGCCGTCTTTGATTTCCAGATCCAGTTCTTGACCTACAGAGACCCCAATTTTTTTCAGAAAGAGCGCCGGTATGACGATACCGTTGCTATTGCCCCATTTTTTGATGGCTACTGTCATAAGACCTCCGAACATTGATGTTTATACAGCGTATAATAGTGACAGAAGAAGTCAATAATTATATTTAGTCTATACATTATATGTGAAGATACCCTCTGACAAATGTGAAGCACTCTAACAATTCACTACGGGGTAGTCGCCGATCAAATCATATGCGCCCGATAGCGCAGACTGAGGGGCAGACTGTAGGTGTGACAGTGCGTGATACCCGCAAATACTGTGAGGACACTAATGATTGCACAGCGGATAAGGCCATCGGTTAACGTGGTGCCCAAATCAAACAGATTGATGAGGTCATCAGCGACAGCTTGAACTTGAGCCTGGCCGCTACCCGTCGGGACACAGAGGGTCATTTGATAGACCCCGTGATAAACCCGGGAAACTTGCGCTAAATCCAGGCATTCTGTGGTGGCAGGCAAGAGATACGATTGCAGATACAGGCTGCCGGTGTCACTAAACTGCACGTTTTGACTGGCGACGGGAACCCCTTTTTTTGCTGCCCAGGTGCCCAGATGGTGCTCAAGTAGCGCCATGATACGTCCCGTGCTCATTTTTTCATCTCCTTAACCGCCTGGTTAAACAGCGTCTGGAATGCTTCCGCGGTGACACGAACCATACCGTTGGGCGCCTGTTTCGAGTGACCGAACTCCAGCCGATAGGCATAGGGCACGGTGTTGCTGAAATAGATGGCCTGCGTACCCGGCGTAAACTGCGTTAATTGCTGCATTCCCTCCGTTAGCGTCAGATTGCCACGGGGGTCAATGCGTCCGGTTTCTGTTTCTGCGGGCACATCAAAGGTCACCTGCCAATTGCCGCGAAATCGACCACCGGTATAGCCGGGTGGCGCTTTGCCTTGCCAGGTGTCCGCGTTACCCACTGGCGACATTGTCACCAATCTTGCCAATATTTTCATGCCCAGCACCTGGGGGAGTGCCTGATGCGCCTGTTTACTCTGGTTAATAAAGGCAGTCATGGAGGCCATAAAAGGTTTGTTATCCGTCATCTTAGAGCCTGTTCCAAATCTTCTTGAGCGACGCTCAGACGAGGAAAAAACGTGTGAAAAAGCGCAGTTTACAGAGAGTAAATGAGCATTTTGAGCGCGTTTTTGACGAAGTATCAGCAAGCACAAGAGATTTAGAACAGGTTCTTAGGCTCTCAGTTGCAATTGATAACACAGCAGCAATGCAGCAGGTTTCACGGGAGTGACCTGTATCACCCGATGGGCTTTGCCCTCGATAAGAAGGCGATCGCCCTGATAAATTTCCGTCTCAGCGGTTGCCATCATTTTACTGTCACCTTGTTGGATAAGCGTGCCATCAATTTCACCGGTGGTGTAACGCGCCATGACACCCGTCAGCCTGTGATTTTCTAGCGGAACAGCGATTTCAACGCCTTTGATGACCTGAACACCCCCGCCTCGCTGTAGGGTATAAGGGACACCATTGTCACGCAATAAACGGTCGGCAGCACGGCGTAAGCCTGCATCATTGATCGCCATGTCATCACCCCCTGACGAGCTGGATTTGGCAGCTGCTGATGAGCAGGCCGTGCAGTAAGCCAGGCAACCAGCTAAAATGAGGTGACGAAGCAGACCCCGACGCATAGGTCACACTGATTGCCCCTGAAACACTTTCCTGAATAACTTCCTTGCCACCTGAAAACGACGGCGTCAAATCGATAGCCTGTGCGGCCAACGCCAGACGGCATTGCGCCTGAAGGACTTGTGATGGAATGCACTCTTTGGGCAATAAATAGCCATCGAAGATAACCCCTGAGCGCGGCCAGGCCAGGGGCTGAGAAGCGGTGGTCCGTTCGCCTTGCCAGTTCAGTCCCGCCAGGTAATCCAGAGCTTTTATCAACAAGGTTTCACAGGCAATGTCCTCCTCGGGGAGCGGCTCACCTCGTTTGCTGGCGAGTCGTCGCAAATCGGCGACACGGGCATAACTTTCCCTTTCGGGTGAATTGATATCCGTGATGAGCATGTTATTTTTCCTGTTCACTGTGTTGCCAGCCTTCATCCAGCCAGCGGGTGATTTCATCGGGATGCACATTGGCGGTTATCGGATCATCAGGGTGAAGAGGGGAAGGATGCATCATCGGGATAAGTGCTGAAGGCGGTGGTGTTACTGCTGTATTGTCTTTTTTGTTTTTCGTCATGCTTTTTTCCTAACATAACCTCGATTCGGGATAAGCATAAGCCTCACTAAGTAGACCACATATTCACACAAAATATACTTTACAATCAATATGTTAGTCGTGTATTTTAATTACGTACCTTTACTTGCAACCCTGTTTATATTGCATCATGGTACAGTGACATTAAATACAACATTTGGATTGTTACGGAAAAAAAGGATATTTACATGAAAAGGACCAAGAAACTTTTGACACTATTACCAATTTTATTATCGCCAATGTTTACCTTTGCTTCCCCTGCTGCGGTTCCTGCGGGTTGTAAAGTTTGGATGGTACCTGAAGGTCCGTGGCTTTCACGCCTGCTCGTTTGTTCTCAACAGAAAACAACCCCCTCGTGTCCTTTATCTCAACAGATTACTGATCGACAGGATATCATGATGCCCCCAAGAATCGGGTGACCCGCTTTTTTGTATATGAGTTAGACTTATGCTTATCTCTATTCAGTTAAAATAAAGCGGCTATCACGCCGCTGTCTTAGCCTAAAATCAGCGCACTGTGCTCCGGTTTCACTGCCGCGACACCCCAGGCTAGCCCGACTTCATAGCGTATCTGATGATACTGACGGTAGAGCGCCACCTGGAAAGTCATGCCGGAGACCGGATCGGTGACATTCATCACATCATCGGCGATATCCCCGCCTTGAGGCATCGCCGGTGTCCGTGACGCCAGCAGGAATGCATTGCGATCGAATGCCATGTTAGCGGTGTAGTGACCAACCAGCGTGACAGCGGTGTTGTCCGCCAGGTCTTGCAACAAGCCCGGTGCAGACAAGGTGATAGTCGAGGCGCTGGCTGCTGCCACCACGTATTGATGCGTATCGCCGGTAAAGGTGACAATATCCCCTCGGTTTATCGTGCCGCTTCCACTGTCTACGGCAATGAGCTGATTGCCGACGTGATAACCGCCCGCTTTGTTGACCAGAAACCCGCTACCCGTCCCTGCTGTGACCCGTTTGATGCCCGCGGAATTGTGCAAATTAAAGCCTTCGATACGCCCGATGGTGCCTTCACGTAACAGGGCTTCGCTGCCCGCTTCGTTGACTTTAAACAAGACGGATTGTTTGCCACGAATGTTGGAAATAGCCGCTGACCCCAAGACCATTTGCAAATCGGTGGTCGGGGCCCCGTTATCTTCCAGCACGCGACGCGCATCGGCAAAATCGGCCAGGTCTTCTTTGACGCCAAAGGGAGTGCTCCCTGCCTTTCCGACAGCCAGTTGTTCTTCCCCGTTCCATTGCACGGGCGCCATTTTGGATTTGCTGATTTTAACTTCCACCGTACTGAGTGTTTGTTCCGCACTGCCTGCCGCCGTGGGACCGGGCACGATGTCCACCGTTTTAGCGATGGGGGCCACCGGTGCGGTGATATTTTGATCGAGGGCGGCGGTTTCCGCTTTGCTGTTACGGGCGACGGCGGGAATAAAACCGACTTGCTCACGGGAAACGCTGTCTAATGCGGTATAAATGGTGGGGATCAACCCCGTTAAGGTATTGCCTGCCATGCTGTTGCTCCAGGGTTAAGGGTAAGGTGTGTAATTAATCGACGATCGAGATACCGTCTTTGAGTGCGGCCTGTTTGCTGCCGATGTCCAAGGCATCAAAGGCGCTGCGTTTGAGTGTTTTGTGTCCGTGCTGCTGGGGTGTGGGTTGTGAACCGCCGCCACGGTGGCCGGAGGCTTTCAGAATGTGGTCTTTGTGCGGATACTGTTCGATGAGGTATTCTAAGGCTTCCTCAAACTCCGCGATTTCCCCGGGCTGACGGCGTGAGAATACCTTGTTGCCTGCCGCATCCGTGGCGACCACTTTACCTGCGTCAATGCTGAATGCGTGACCGAACCGGGCTTGCACCAAATCCGCCGGGATCGCCAGGTTATCCTGGATAAACGTCGAGCTGCTGAAACGTCCGCCAATCATCTCTTGATACAACTGGGCTTCCAGGGTTTTATTTTTGCTGCTGGCCTCGTCAAGCTGAGTTTGAAAAGCTTGAGTGATTTGTGCTTTCACCTGGTCGACCGCACCGGCCTCGATTAATTTCTTTTGATCGATGTGGGTGAGCGTTTGCAGTGCTTCACGGGCTTTCGCTGGGTCGTCAATGCCGGCAAACGCCTTGAGCTTGGCTTCGAGTGCTTCCTTGGCCTCACGGTGGCTTTTGGCTTCCCCATTGAGGGCGCTAATTTTGTTCAAGGCTGCCACCGCATCAAAGGGGATCGCTTTGCCGTCCTCATGCAAATACACCGGCATGCCGTTTTCCAGTACCGCTTTTCCTTCTGTATCGAGGTGCAATTTCATTGCTATTGTCTCCGCCCGCAGGCTGGGTTAACCGGTCATCCGACCCGGGCGCTGTGTCGCTTCCGCTCACAGCTGTTCATAAAAAAAGCCACCCTGGGGTGGCCTGTGTGAAGTTGGTTATCAACGCTATTTTAAAATGTCCAGTTTTTGCTACTTTACGTGATGAGAGAACATGTTAAGTTGTGCTGACATGTTGATTTTTTACTCTATATGGAGGGTTTCGCGCAGCTGTTCTAACGTGAGCCATTCCCCTTTGTCGCTAAAAAATGCGTCGGGACGCCGTCCCTCCTCTCGCAGCATTTTAGCGCGGGTTTTACCCAGGACTTGGATTTGCCGC carries:
- a CDS encoding phage tail tape measure protein; amino-acid sequence: MTEIATISLRVDTSNLEKGDRALAHFGDTAARTAAQAEDFNSSFTPATRTLNAFGHQTHQANLSLQQQRDELHRLLGKIHPVTAAFGKLDEREAQLRRYKNLPFLDKDTFDQAARAIHQARDELAQAAQARTAEGRAAAAQAAADKVAAQAKNAFIAKLREQSECQGKTTAEILAYKAAQLGVTQQAAPFIATLREQENSWKKGTISAGQYRMALRQLPMQFTDIATSIAGGMPLYLIAIQQGGQIRDSFGGIANALKAMGQWLTPTKILLGGAATALASVGLAYYRGAQESSTFNKQLILTGQYAGKTATQLQQLAKRLSGDGLTQSALSAALAQVVGSGAFDSTQIEQVSVAAAKMAAATGQSVDDTVKHFTRLQEEPLTAVKALDKQLHFLTASEYEQIAALERAGNTLGAARLAMEAYANALKTRADDIVANLGTMEKAWYSLKNTAKSAWNAMLDIGRDKTIQDELALAEAHLNAARKGFFNRTRIKELENKKTALLEKQFQDELTAARKKAHHTTEAIEKAALQRRDHWRERYANQAQQRSKELKKFNEIATRFSPQEQVRIRAAIEARFPDEKRKKSPNIRQATGRPAAVYRDDAATRALLESRQRVAMLREQATLTASMNEQEKQQVRFTQQIADLKTKSLLTADQQSLLARAKEINASLQLEAQLSRENSQRQKALAALKQMEDTSQSLARRNAQQQARFGLTDKQAKRVDQTFQLDNTYQKQKEGITDAEQLEKITAAYLRAKQELHTGFHQEKMNEGNWLAGMKQGITEYGETATHVFAATQKLANHTLGNLSSMMTELTTTGQANLKSFATAFLTNIVDIINRLLIAQAIQAAMGWIGGAFTTHPVNAASSNALGTGVMGINTRWSSNVPSHAKGGYTGEGDKYQPAGIVHKGEFVMTKDATERIGVDNLYALIS
- a CDS encoding IS630 transposase-related protein, coding for MTYPLKFRQHVLAIKEQEKLTYAQTATRFCIGTASLMRWAKRIEPCLTRDKPASKIARAALILDVETYPDASQYERAQRMGVSARGICHALKRAGFSYKKNILSSKSQRPIPRRFSDQDPGL
- a CDS encoding transposase — protein: MDNVSFHKRQDIQSTRQKSGFILEYLPTYSPDLNPIEHKWAQAKALRRKRQCDIDTLFSDPLF
- a CDS encoding DUF1799 domain-containing protein, whose product is MWPDIWPSFLVMRAMSTQWRTGMAGPTGLDYGCSRIN
- a CDS encoding phage tail assembly chaperone, with the translated sequence MSIEFTLQPQPRFKADVAIPRAGLEAGIVTFTFKHVPLNEMAEREKRKNQTGLDFVEHITAAWALPDELNRDNLTKLANNYPQAIEAIIHTFYRELLGQREKN
- a CDS encoding phage tail protein; translated protein: MLTVVGNDKIKKDDLVHLSSGWTGLNERVARVSAATATSLTLENIDTRQTTQFVAGGGAGSLRKIKTWTEIPQIKEVASSGGDQQTVSLQFLSDTVQRNINTVKAPRTLTYTLGHDPALAIYPLLRETDQRQDVVAFSMFVPQAKEKRYWSATVAFNEVPHTEVNAVETVSLVLNMQSPAMTFYKEPA
- a CDS encoding type II toxin-antitoxin system ChpB family toxin gives rise to the protein MTRRKGFSRGDIVLLTLNPTRGKEQQGDRRPVLVLSPKNFNDLGMVLIAPITQGGAFSRYQGFTVTLSGSGAQTQGVVLLNQSRMVDITARDGEFIEKADHIVIEEALIKLHTLIE
- a CDS encoding AbrB/MazE/SpoVT family DNA-binding domain-containing protein; the encoded protein is MTVAIKKWGNSNGIVIPALFLKKIGVSVGQELDLEIKDGTLVLTPKPKRYTLAELIKQCDASAPLETEESVWGDDHSPVGEEIW
- a CDS encoding phage tail terminator-like protein, with amino-acid sequence MSTGRIMALLEHHLGTWAAKKGVPVASQNVQFSDTGSLYLQSYLLPATTECLDLAQVSRVYHGVYQMTLCVPTGSGQAQVQAVADDLINLFDLGTTLTDGLIRCAIISVLTVFAGITHCHTYSLPLSLRYRAHMI
- a CDS encoding DnaT-like ssDNA-binding protein, producing the protein MLITDINSPERESYARVADLRRLASKRGEPLPEEDIACETLLIKALDYLAGLNWQGERTTASQPLAWPRSGVIFDGYLLPKECIPSQVLQAQCRLALAAQAIDLTPSFSGGKEVIQESVSGAISVTYASGSASSPHFSWLPGLLHGLLISSCQIQLVRG
- a CDS encoding P22 phage major capsid protein family protein — its product is MAGNTLTGLIPTIYTALDSVSREQVGFIPAVARNSKAETAALDQNITAPVAPIAKTVDIVPGPTAAGSAEQTLSTVEVKISKSKMAPVQWNGEEQLAVGKAGSTPFGVKEDLADFADARRVLEDNGAPTTDLQMVLGSAAISNIRGKQSVLFKVNEAGSEALLREGTIGRIEGFNLHNSAGIKRVTAGTGSGFLVNKAGGYHVGNQLIAVDSGSGTINRGDIVTFTGDTHQYVVAAASASTITLSAPGLLQDLADNTAVTLVGHYTANMAFDRNAFLLASRTPAMPQGGDIADDVMNVTDPVSGMTFQVALYRQYHQIRYEVGLAWGVAAVKPEHSALILG
- a CDS encoding DUF6651 domain-containing protein, producing the protein MKLHLDTEGKAVLENGMPVYLHEDGKAIPFDAVAALNKISALNGEAKSHREAKEALEAKLKAFAGIDDPAKAREALQTLTHIDQKKLIEAGAVDQVKAQITQAFQTQLDEASSKNKTLEAQLYQEMIGGRFSSSTFIQDNLAIPADLVQARFGHAFSIDAGKVVATDAAGNKVFSRRQPGEIAEFEEALEYLIEQYPHKDHILKASGHRGGGSQPTPQQHGHKTLKRSAFDALDIGSKQAALKDGISIVD